A stretch of DNA from Xiphophorus maculatus strain JP 163 A chromosome 8, X_maculatus-5.0-male, whole genome shotgun sequence:
AGAAGTCGGACTCCAGCCAGCAGAACTACTGGATGATCCAGTACCAGCGGCTGCTGGACGCCAAGCCGCTGGCGCTCCGGATGcaggtctagtcaaagcccgCTGAGCGGTGAGGTTTGATGGGGTGAATGAATGACCTAACGCAGGTTTGGGTGCAGGAAGCCGGTCTGGAGACGGAGCTGGTGAACCTGCTCTGCAGACTGTCGGCTCAGCACTACCTGCCTGTCCTGGCCCACCACCACGTCACCATGGAAACGCTGCGCCACATGACGGTGTCGGACCTCAAGAAGGTCAGGCTGGACACGAGGTCACAGGCGCCATGTCTGaagttacactgtaaaaactgaagagcctgtaggaagaaaaaaacagttctggttcaattaattattataaaGATCAGCtgcaaaccaaatatttagtgaCATGTTAGTTAACTGTTTGATAAATTAACAACTTAGCTTggagctaaatatgtagtttgctaaattaatatttagcttgctagttAAAAAAtaggaactaaatatttattattatttatattgcaaactaaatatttagttagcaaattTAAGTTGGAAGCTAATTTTTTATcaagtttaatatttagtttaaaactaaCATTGATAAATGAATCAtgtgtttgtgaaaatgaaCCTGTTTTATCTAaaaacttgaattatttttgttagtttttgttttgatgacgTTTCTAGCTAACTACCGCCGGCTAAGCTAGCAGCAATAGAATGAGCCACCGCTAGCTTAGCGGGTTCAAGCGCATCGTCCAATCAGCAGCTGGTTCTTGTTTTGCAGCTGGACGTCCAGGAAGCCGGGATCCAGAAAGCTCTGCTGAGCTGGGCCCGGGACCGCCTGCCTGCAGGTACCTGAGAAACACCTGGGTTAAGCCCCGCCCACCCGACCCTCAGGGTCACTGACcttctgctgcttctgcagGAACCAGCAAAGCAGAAACTCCGACAGGTCTGACCCCGCCCCCGTCTCCTGTGCTGCCCTGCACCGCCACCGCGCCGACCCCGAGCCCGCCGCGGTCGCCGCGGACCCCAGGGACCCCAGGGACCCCCGTCACGCCCTCCGCCCCCACACCGGTGGAGGGGCCGGGCAGCTCAGAGTGCGTGGTCTGCATGGAGACCGGGGTGAGACACCACCTGGGTTCTGCTGGGTTCTGCTGGGTTCTGCTGGCTGTGTCCTCAGTCCCcttcagttttgtatttttaatgttttactaaCCTGACTCTTCCTgaccagctggttctggtcgggttctggACGGGTCCAGTCCTCGGGTCTCACCGGGTTTTCCTGTGTTCCAGGCTCAGGTCGTCTTCCTGCCCTGCGGTCACGTCTGCTGCTGCCAGGTCTGCAGCGACGCCCTGCAGAACTGCCCTCTGTGCCGCAGCAACATCTCCCAGCGCATACGGCTCTACCAGAACTAGAACCGGACCGGAACCGGGCCAGAACCGGACGGCTCCCTGTGTATTTATGCATGATCCTCAAGCTGCTGAGGAAACGAGTAAAAACTCTCAGCTGGTTTTCAAGATCCATCAACAGAACCGTGAGACGAGTTTCTGTGGATTCTCTCTGtgggtcagaaccgggccggTTCTGTTGGTGCCTCTCATCATGTGAATCGTTCTGCTGTTTTAGAAAAAGTAGCAGCAGATGTTTCCACGCAGCAGCGGCTGGTTTAGTTTTACACTTTGAGGAATTCCtccatgtttattattattgttactttatgagttttaaaacaattaaaaagttttaattaactCCAATCAGCAGCCTGGGTCGGAAtattaaagcactttaaactgatagaaaatagaaaagacttagaaaatatttaaagttttcagaaGGCGatgaaaacatgcagtaaatatatatttttgtttgttattttagcttcttttctttgttctcaTGCGGTTAATAAGATACAAACTATTTAATCAGGCTTTTCTGTTCAGAACAGGTGAAGTTGTTTAAATTAGCCGACATTTAATAAATTGGTCATCATTTAAAGATGATTTTCTGATGCTGTTACTCTAAAGTGCTCTTATCTCTTCAGACAATATCAGGCTGAATGTTTAGGATATTTACAccacatttaaatgtgacatttaaagctgtaagacaataaaatcaaacctGTAATCATCCAGTGGCTGGAAGCTTTCTGTTGCGTTCAGGAGCCGTTTTTAGGTCTGGATTGTTCAGCGTTTAAGAGACCGGAGCGAACAGAATGGACCAACATTCAGAACCAGTTGAAATGTTACTGGGAGTTCTGGGCTCAGTCTTCAAACACCGACCAGACTTTGAAAACCTGCTTTCCTATTAATATGTAATGTTGTTGTGTATTTATAAACCGCTGCGTTTGTCTCCAGCATGTCGCCGCTTATACTGCCATCTACTGGTCAGCCTGTGTAGGCTCACGAAAACTAAACtataaaaatacagataaattcAACGTGAGATTTTGGTTCTGATGAACCACAACTTAAATGTGACTTtagaaaataacctttaagtaCTAAAATACATTAGGACcaaatttctgtattaaaatatttttattgatctgataATATTCGGAtcttaaatgttatattttctttagctggaagcagaaaatcatcataattaacagcaTTAAAGGCTTTAAATCACCATTCTGGGCGGAATTAAtccatataatgtgtttcactcaGAGATGAGTTACTGGATTAAGTCAAATTTTCtactacagaaaaataaaaatataatctcCCACTCTCTGTCTGGTTCTTGAATGCAGCGCGCCACCGGCTTGCCGTAAAGTGTTtcgttttttctgttttctggttAGCTTCAACTAACTTTAAGGTCGTTTAAAGTTGTTCCCGATAAAGACAGCACAGGTAAATACTTTATCTGCGTAGTTTCTTTCGTTGTGTGAGTTTAACACGAGTGGAAATTTAGCCCGAGTGgaaatatttggtcattttctCTGTTATCGGTCAGTTAGCAGCAGCTAGCAGCATTGATGACCTGCTCAATTTCCtgcttttaaacattaatttaatctAGTAAGGAAGAATAAAACTAAAGGAAAGTCaatatttattggaaaaatactctaaaaatgtttctctgtttaaaacacaaactttattggtgaaaataaacagatacTGATGTTTAGGTGTTTAGCTTCAGATCagaagatgatttatttttgtctaatatttatataaaaatcaaaGCAGACATTAGTTAACATGCAGGCttgtttttatctccatgtGTTAGTTCGcatcggttctggttctgctggaccaGTTTAACggtgtttattaaaattaattcatttatatttgcACTTTGTTGTTAAACTGTCCAGAAACTGAATGAACTTTTAGTGGTTCCTGTTTCCGGGCAGATCAGGAGCATCGTTCCCATCGGCTCACTTTCACCGGGTTTTGGGTCAGACATCATGGCGGCTCCcgctctgctggttctgttcgGGAGTCAGACCGGAACCGCCCAGGACACGGCCCAGCGGGTCGGCCGGCAGGCCCAGAGGAGGCGGCTGAAGGTCCGAGTTCTGCCTCTGGACGGATACAACGTGGTGAGTCGAGTccggttctgctgcaggtttttgcTCATTCCAgcttcccacagcatgacactgccactGCCATGCTTCACTGGGGGCCAGACTTGTTGTCCCACCTGAGCGGTGCGaccctgcagctcctccagaggctCTGTGCTTAGGGCCATGTCAGTTGATCTCACTAGATTTCATTTCAGGGCATTGCAGtaaaaggggctgaatacaaatttatttaaaaatgttcagatttttattagttaaaaaatttgtaaaatttcttaagtttcataaaacattttttttgtttgttgcttaaGTTTAAACTACAGGAAGGGAAGGGAAACTACAGGAAGGGAAGGAAAACTACAGGAAGGGAAACTACAGGAAGGAAAGTTTCTTTTGcaggtttatttgttttcttctggctTTTTGTCAGAATCCAACCGTCTTTAAAGTCTTACATCTAAAATTACAGGGTTAAAAAGTTACGTTAATTTAAAAGTCCTGTTTAATGGACCTGGTGGTTCTGTAGTGACCGGGCGGGTCCAGtaacggttctggttctggttcctctccAGGCCGACCTGATCTCAGAGTCTCTGGTTGTCTTCGTTTGCTCCACCACCGGTCAGGGAGACGCTCCGGACAACATGAAGGTAACGCAGGGTTTACTCTGAGTACtgggtccggtccggtccggtctgATCCGATCCGGTCCGATCCGATCCGGTCCGACCCGTCTGATCCGACCCGATCTGATCCGACCCGACCTGACTGATCCGGGTCGTTTTCCCGTTTCTCCCCAGAACTTCTGGAGGTTCTTGTTCAGGAAGTCTCTGCCGGCCGGGTCGCTGAGCTGCCTGGACTGTGCGGTTCTGGGATTGGGAGACTCATCGTATCCAAAGTtagttcagaaccagaacccactTAGAACCCGTTCAGGTCTCCGTTtagaactttttcttcttctgcaggttTAATTTCGTGGCTAAGAAGCTCCAGAAGCGTCTGGTCCAGCTCGGGGCGGCCATGTTGGTTCCGGTGGGTCTGGCGGACGACCAGCACGACCTGGGGTGAGAGGTTCCTGCTGTCGCCGTAGCAACCGGGTCTGGACCGGACCGGGTCTAACTGTGCTCCTGCTGCAGGCCGGACGCCGTGATCGACCCGTGGCTCCAGTCGTTCTGggagaaggttctggttctgtaccCGGTTCTGTCCGAAGTGGAGCCACTGAGGGACGATGAACCGTGAGTGACCTGACCCGACCCGACTGGGCAGCCGGTTCTGAGGCCCGGTTTGAAGGTTCTGTTGTTTGTCCCGCAGACTGCCGCCGTCGTACACGCTCCACTTCCTGGATGAGAAGACGGACCAGAACCCGGAGCGGACTGAGACCGTCCCGGAGCGGAACTGGACCGACCCGGACCGGCCCGTCCCCTCAGAATCCAGTCCGTACCCGGCCCGGATGCTGTCCAACCGCCGGGTCACCGACCCGACCCACTTCCAGGACGTTCGGCTGCTCGACTTCGACATCAGCGGATCCAACATCCAGTACGTGCTCCGGTCCGGTTCTGATCCTGGTCCGGTCCAGTCCGACCTGATTTCAGGGTTCTAGGTAGCCGGTCCGTTCCAGGTTTCTCAGTCGGTTCTGGTTTCAGCAGATCCATTTTGCAGGAATGATCCGTAACGTTCCCAGACAGAGAACCGATtcccggttctgacccaaactctgtggttctgttcaggttttCAGCCGGAGACGTGGTTCTGATCCGTCCCCAGAACTCGGAGGACGACGTCCAGCGGTTCTGCCAGCTGCTCCGGTTGGACCCGGACTCCAGATTCACGCTGACGCCAAACGGCGACGCTCCAGGTAGATCCGCTCCACATAGATCCGCTGCTGCAGGTTCTGGTGCTGATCTgtccggttctgacccagttccgGCCCGGCTGCCTCGGCCCTGCTCGGTGCGCCGCCTGGTGGAGCGTTACCTGGACGTGGCGGCCGTTCCGCGCCGCTCCTTCTTCGAGCTGCTGGCCGCCGTGGCGACCTCTGACCTGGAGCGGGACaagctgctggagttctgctcGCCGGCGGGTCAGGACCAGCTGCAGGCGTACTGCGGCCGGCCGCGCCGCACCGcgctggaggtcagaggtcatgccCGCCGTCTGACATGACAAACCAGGCTCCCCGCggtgacccggttctggttgtGGTTCCAGGTTCTGGCAGACTTTCCTCTCACCACAGCAGAACTGGAACCGGACCGGCTGCTGGACCTGATCCCAGAGATCCAGCCGCGCTCCTTCTCCATCGCCTCGTCCCTGAAGGTACCGCCGGGCCGTCGCCGCCGCTGGGCTGCAGCGTGACCTTTGACCCGGTTTGTCTCTCTGCAGGTTCTGCCCGGCCGGCTACAGGTTCTGCTGGCCGTGGTCCGCTACAGAACCAAGCTACACCGACCCAGAATAGGGCTCTGCTCCAACTGGCTGGCCTCTCTGGACCCGGAACAAGGTCGGTTCTGGTAGCTGTTTGGGTCCAGTTCAGtgcagtcagaaccagaaccatacCGGGTCTCATCTGGACCCAGATTCAGTCAGTTACTTTCTAGATGTGCAGCTTCTGCAGAATTTACGGTAAATTTATCAGGAGCTGCTTTTCTCAGTGGTGCGGTCGCCATGGTAACAGCAGGAGCTTCGTGTCGCTTCAGAACCGGGTCGGACCCAGACATGGTTCTGTTCAACCCGTTAGAATAATTCAGAATTTGgagcaaaaaaattatttttattccttaaaatgatttttaaccagagaaaaaaaaagattatagaataaaaatatttgaactttattattaaaatataatttattcttttgactttgtgttataaatttattctcataattttctgaatatttcttcatttttttaaattatggtcGTCATATTCCATCCAcctttaaatgttattttaattttaatatccTTATTAAATGCAGACaaaatgaaaccattttttatttttatattgtgtaaattaatgtttagctaattttaaagtaagtttagtagttttaaagtttgattttattgttaaagttaaaatttaaaaagtttctcaGCAGAAATTTTAattgtagatccaaaacaaattgcagaatattttataaatgagaTTCTTTATAGAAAAAGTTGTGTGGAAGGAAGAAATGTGGATTGACTCCAGTTTTTCTTCCATATAGaaattttaggttttgtttgttgAGTTTCTGGAccatgacagtgagacctggtaCTTCCTGTTCCTGTAGGCGAGGTTCTGGTTCCGCTGTGGGTGAAGCGGGGCGCCCTGCGGTTCCCTCCGGACCGGGACACGCCCGTGGTTCTGGTGGGACCCGGAACCGGAGTGGCTCCCTTCAGAGCGGCGCTGCAGGAGAGGCTGTCTGAGGGAAAAACAGGTGAGTTGTGGCGGCGGAGCTGCTGCTCCGGATCGGCTCGTCATCCTGATCCGGATCGGCTCGTCATCCTGATCCGGATCGGCTCGTCATCCTGCCCCCCTCTTCTCCCTCCAGCCAGCGTTCTGTTCTTCGGCTGTCGCTCGGAGACCAAGGACTTCTACTTCCGCTCTGAGTGGGCGGCCATGACGGCGGCCgggaagctgcagctcttcaCCGCTTTCTCCAGGGACCAGGTCAGAACCCGACCCGAACAgaccggttctgacccggtgaGGTGTGTGGTcctcagctgtgtgtgtgtgtgtgttcaggagGAGAAGGTGTACGTTCAGCACCGTGTGAGGGAGAGGGCAGCGCTGCTCTGGGACCTGATGAGCAACAAACATGGCTGCTTCTACATCGCCGGGtcagtccagaaccagaacctcctgtTCTGCTCTAGTTTTCTACGGATGAAGAGACCAGAAAcagaactttgtgtttttgctgtttttatttcgaCCCGTTGGTTCAAACGTTCCTGACCCggtttctggttctgttcaggaaCGCCAAGCAGATGCCGGCCGCCGTGCGCGACGCGCTGCAGTTCGCCTTCCAGCAGGAAGGGGGCGTGTCCGCCCAGGAGGCGGAGCAGATGCTGGTCACCATGGAGAAGACGGGCCGCCTGCAGAGCGAGACCTGGTCCTGACCCGGgccctggttctgacccggagCCTGTGGTTCTGGTTTGACCATCAATAAATCTGTTTGTCTCGTATCTGGCTTCAtgtttcagaaccagaaccagaaccgttcTGTCAGCCTCAGAGGTGGTAAAGTTCACATCAGGCCTGAAAAGGGGAGCTTAAAAACTGTCCAGGTGAGGGTGTCGCCGTGGCAACAGGCAACGCCGTGGCAACAGGCTCCGCCCCCTACCTGAGGGCCAGCGTGTGCACCTGGTAGATCTCCTTGGGGAAgttgagctgctgctcctcGTGGACGACCCGCAGGCCGGCCCGGCCCACCAGGCGCCGCACGATGTCCAGGTCCCGGCACACGCTGCTGTCCACGTCGTCGGGGACGACGCCTTCGTACGACACGTTGTCTTTGATGATGATGAGGCCGGCGGGACGAAGGGCTTTCTGGCAGCGCCGCAGGAACGCCACCAGGTGGTCGTCGGTCAGGTGACCTGCAGAAAaaccaaaagtattcatacccccaGAACCAGGAAGGAGAGGggtgaaaaatctgaaaagtgtggcagacATTTATGTTCTCCactaaacttaaaataaatcccaGAAAAACCAAAGAAGAACGAGGagaaagttctggttctgatgaggCTCGTCTGTCAGCAGGTCGTAAACATTTCTGgaccaaaatatgtttttgttcttatgtTTTATTGGTTGGACGAGTCCAGATGatgtttcactgaaaaaaatatatttttaacgtCTGTCATAAAAAATCCTCATAAAATCcataaaagtttgtttcaaaCAAACTATGAAGTGTTAGTCAGGCTAAGAAACGATATTATATCACTAGGAAAAAGacataataaaactaatttaaaaaaaaaataaagtcagaataccagaaaaaatcatttagaaatttgtaataaaatggggaaaatatgtaataatacGAGAATTtataccagaataaagttataatatttcAGGAATAAAAGTTGCAATTCAAaaactgagaaagaaaatgataagagaatagcaaaatatttcaaataaaactcatttttaaagaTGAGTTTAAAAAGCTCCAGAGTTCTGTCATAGAAACGTTTGGCGGTGTTAAAACTTCACTAATAATTCCTTTTAATTATTACGGCTACGCAAAGTGAAAATTAGGAGAAAAAAGTCCGATGTTTTTTGGTAGAGGCCATAATAACCTTGGTCTGGATATTTTAGATATGaaatattttggatattttagatattttggaCACATCTCAGCTGGATCCGGCCCTGACTCACCGATGACCCACTGGATCCAGATGACGTCGTAGCGGTCCGGTTCTGGGATGAACTCCTGCAGGCCGCAGCAGTAGTAGTTCCCGACCCGCTCGGCGTCGTCGCCCAGGAACGCCCGGGCCTTGTCCAGGAACTCCTGGGTCACGTCCACCAGGTCCACGGTCCGGaacagcggcagcagcagccgcTTGCTGATGCGGCCGATCCCCGCGCCGCAGTCCAGCGCGCGGCCCGTCCCAGTCTTCCCTTCGCCGTCCTGCGGGGGGCGCCACACGTTGGACAGGAAGTGGCCACGGCGCTCCGGACTGAGCTAACGCTAACTTCTCTTACCCCGAGAAACTTCCTGAGGAAAGCCTTGGAGCCGCTGATGTCGATGCTGGAGATGCTGCCGTAGCCGCCGAGCATCCCGTCAACGGTGGGCGGGACTTCCTTCCAGTAGTCCTCCGCATTGGAGTAGAAGCTGGACTTGTCCTCCGCCACGTCCCCCATCCTGTCCACAGAGACGAGGGGAGAGGTAGGACACAACCAGGGAGAGATGGAGTACTGATCAGCTGATTGGAGccaataatcaataattcaGGAGACATCCAACAGACGGAAATCATTCCAACACAACTTTACCAAAGTCATCCATCTTTCTAGATCAAGATGGATGAACAGAAAGGTGACTGACTGCATCCAGCTGTGTTAATGTTCTGACCCGGTTCGGGTCCACTTCCTGTCCGTCCCGCCCTCTAACAGGTGGGTCTGAACCTGTCAGTTCCAGGAAGTGGGGGCAGTAACCTTGACCATATTTGGCAGCAGCTCAGCTGTCCTCAGCCGCCACGTGACCATCAGTCATCCTGCGCTGCAGCGACTTACAGCTTATATTTCTGATGTGACCTGAGCTTTGGTCGctttaataaaatgtctgaacCGCTACAAACACGGAAACTCAACTTCAGTATCAGACGGAATACTGACTGATAATGGATCTAAAGCCTTGCAGCAGAAAACCTGctttaaaaagtcactttaaaGACCCAAACCTCTCTACTTCCTGCTAATTTAACAGCAAACTGCCGGTTAGCCGCTAGCCGCCGTTAGCTTCCCTCCCATCGGtgagaagcagcagctctgtcCGGCTCCGGGCAGCTTTAGTCCGGCTTAAACTCGAGGACTGACCTGGTTTAGTGTCCGCTGGACCTCTGGCAGTCCTCCTCAGCGTGTTTCACTCACTTTCTATTTGAGGACATCGCCACACGGACAGCACGTCATTTCCTTATTTGGTTTTCCTGGGAAATGGCCAGCAAgtagctccccctgctggtagATTTGAAGAAGTACAGAATCAGCAGCATCCAGGTTTATTGGCCTGGAAACGAACACGGTGAAATAATCTCACACAGAAAATCAGTTATTCAGCGAGAGGATAAAAACTTTGGGAAATAAAATCCTTTTGCCCTGCAGCaggaaggtcctgggttcgaatCCCGCCTTGATCTGGGTGTTATTCAGGGCAAAAGAAACTTACTACTTAttcaaaatgttcctttaaaaagagatgaaacaattattttatatttaacaaaacaatattttattcaaactcATAATTCTTCTATAAATTCAGTAGATGTTGATGTAACTTTTTACAAATAGACATTACATTGTAAGAATCGTTCTCTTGGGTTCCTCCTCACTGGCCACaagattaaaaattaaaaatcataaacCTTTAGCAAAGTAATCTGGCTTTAGTAGATGCTGAACATAAACAGAGGAAGTGACTGAGGTTTTATCTCTGGAGTAAACACAATACAGATCAGTAAAACCGTTTAGAAATTCACATCAGGAGCTGCTAACTGAGATTCTCctgacataaaaacatgtttgtaatCATTTTAGACTTTAATATGAATACTTTACCAGCAGATGTACTTTAATCAAACATGCAGTTATTATACCTGAGGCTATAAAACGCTGCATGCCCGGAAAAACGACCAAAATTCAGGGTCCATCTCCCACAAAGCCCTAATGAGCTTCCGTAGCTGGCGCTCTATGCTAACTTTAGCAAGACGGTTTAATTCTACAGTTTGGTACATAAATAATGTAGACTAATGCATTAGATGATCGAAAAGAAGGTTAAATTACAACTTTTCTTCAGATTCAGTTTCCATGGTTACAGAGACCACGTGACAGTCCAGCTAGCTTGAGAGAGaaggacctcgctgcagcaaacagaaaggggcgggggcGGACCTTTGCGTCAGTcccataccttatttggaaatggctAGCTCCACCGTAAGCTAGCTGTTTGTAGTTAGCTGAAAGTCATGTCTATACGCATGCGCATATTCCTGGGCGTGTCTCTGTGTTCGCGCGGGGGATGGCTGCGTCATAATGGCTTATGACGTGAACCAGTATCAAAGGCAGCTTACTGCTACGGTTTAGATTGTTTTCAGGTAAAAGTCATTCCAAGAAGAGAAGCCGTAGTGAGCAGAACGTTGTTTCTGTAAGGAAAACTttggaaagaaaagataaaaactttgaaaaatggaAGAATCAAACGAGCCAATAAACAGAAGCATCCACATCTCCATTGACAACCTGGAGGACATCATATTGCCCCGCCTGAGCACTTTAACACCAGCGCAGTGGACCTTGCTTTCACAGGGCCTGAGGGATTCACATATAACAGGCGTCATGGCTGACATACTCACCAACATTTTTCAACAATGTGTGGGAAATTCACTGACCGTCCTTGTGCCAATATtggaagaaaacatggagaagaGCATGAAGACCAAAATGCCAGATGAAAACATCAGTGTGCATTTGACCAACATGATTTCAACAGAAATGGCCGTCGTCCTGGAGGTTCCACAGCCAGAAGAGGAATGTGAGAGCAGCATGGAGCTGAACTCGCTGATGGAACAGGAGGTCTCTGAAAAGGTAACGTCCATTGCAAATGGCATCAGGAGAACCTCTAGTTTTCCTTCATCACCAGCAGTGTTTGCAAGTGGCTGCATTTCTAACCTGAGAAATTTCAATAACATGGTTTCCAATGCAGTTCAGTGTCTCCGCAAACACATAAACAGACCCAGATCAAGATGCATCGAAAGATACTGGAGTGCGTTCACTAAGAAGCGAACCTCAGGCGTGTCTCCAGCAGAAGCAGAGACGGCCTTCGACCTTACAGAGAGAAGCGTTTCTCCTATTGTAAAATCTCTCTACTCTGTGGCCTCAGTTAGCGAGAGCATTACTGAAATCATAGAGAAATATTCAGATGATGCCAAAGGCGCAGAAGATGCAGAATCTGGCCTAGATCATTTCGAAGTAAACGAGGTTGCAGACGGAATTAGCAAAACGATTATTGACGACCTTCATTACTGCAAGGCTGAAGGTTCGGTTGGACAGAAAGACCCAAGTTGTTCACGCGCTCCTCATTTTAACCTGAGAAAGATTCTTGGTGATATCAGAAACCTTTTCCGGTCAAAGAGCAAAACTGTTCCTCctgcaaaagaagaaattatcaaaaaaccacaattttcCAGGTTTGCCAACGACCAGTTTACCACCATGACGTCTACTTTGGAGATCTCAGTCCGGGATCCAAGTGACACAAATGTGGTGAAACTGAAACGAGGCAGatctttttcaaacagattgGCTCGCCTCATGTTTCCTGGATGTGTTCCTGAGGATTCACCGGAGCAGGTCAGGTCAAAACTGCCTGACAAAACCGAAACAGACAAAATCCCTAAACTGGACTTTCAGTCCATTAAACCTCAGTTTGACAGACTGTGTGCAGAATTCATGAAAAACCCACAGCTGAATGACCGGATCAAGCAGTTTTCCAAGGAACTGACAGATAAATTATATACTGACATCACCAGTAGCCATCATTATAAACTTCCTGTTCCCCCTGAAAACCTTTCAGAGTCTGTTCTCTCTAGTGAGAAAATAAGTGACCTTTCTGGCCAGAGAGAGATTTGCCCTGAAATCTTCTACGCCAGAACAGAAGACGAGGTGAGGAGATTTCTCCAAAACATCTTCCTTTGGATCAGCGACGAGGAAACAAATCGCATAAGTGAGAGCGACAGGGTGTCCAATGTGCTCTCTGAGATCAGTGATCTCGTTGGACAGACATATGAGACCCAAATCCCCAGGGACTCCATCTCAACCATGGCACGCAAATCTGGCACTGACTCCTACCTTCAGACTGGGGTTATGGAACCAGACAgtaaatttgtcacatttgttcAAGAAATCACTACGATTCAAATTGAGGAGCCAGCTGAAACCCCAGACCAACAGATGAGAGACCTTGAGATAGGTACGGCATCCTTTGTGTTT
This window harbors:
- the ndor1 gene encoding NADPH-dependent diflavin oxidoreductase 1; protein product: MAAPALLVLFGSQTGTAQDTAQRVGRQAQRRRLKVRVLPLDGYNVADLISESLVVFVCSTTGQGDAPDNMKNFWRFLFRKSLPAGSLSCLDCAVLGLGDSSYPKFNFVAKKLQKRLVQLGAAMLVPVGLADDQHDLGPDAVIDPWLQSFWEKVLVLYPVLSEVEPLRDDEPLPPSYTLHFLDEKTDQNPERTETVPERNWTDPDRPVPSESSPYPARMLSNRRVTDPTHFQDVRLLDFDISGSNIQFSAGDVVLIRPQNSEDDVQRFCQLLRLDPDSRFTLTPNGDAPVPARLPRPCSVRRLVERYLDVAAVPRRSFFELLAAVATSDLERDKLLEFCSPAGQDQLQAYCGRPRRTALEVLADFPLTTAELEPDRLLDLIPEIQPRSFSIASSLKVLPGRLQVLLAVVRYRTKLHRPRIGLCSNWLASLDPEQGEVLVPLWVKRGALRFPPDRDTPVVLVGPGTGVAPFRAALQERLSEGKTASVLFFGCRSETKDFYFRSEWAAMTAAGKLQLFTAFSRDQEEKVYVQHRVRERAALLWDLMSNKHGCFYIAGNAKQMPAAVRDALQFAFQQEGGVSAQEAEQMLVTMEKTGRLQSETWS
- the ntmt1 gene encoding N-terminal Xaa-Pro-Lys N-methyltransferase 1, translated to MGDVAEDKSSFYSNAEDYWKEVPPTVDGMLGGYGSISSIDISGSKAFLRKFLGDGEGKTGTGRALDCGAGIGRISKRLLLPLFRTVDLVDVTQEFLDKARAFLGDDAERVGNYYCCGLQEFIPEPDRYDVIWIQWVIGHLTDDHLVAFLRRCQKALRPAGLIIIKDNVSYEGVVPDDVDSSVCRDLDIVRRLVGRAGLRVVHEEQQLNFPKEIYQVHTLALR